Proteins encoded in a region of the Diabrotica virgifera virgifera chromosome 4, PGI_DIABVI_V3a genome:
- the LOC126882968 gene encoding uncharacterized protein LOC126882968: MPPVSNMTLVKIAALGGFATVTMAILYKNRLSYNVSQTEFYKDALKTLRSHKGAVSLLGEPIRDRDVDVSDMATNFVKDNTAQYKVPLKGSKQNGHLYFWALKNVDKWDVTRMELELDNDSSKRLVIKSSNEKRDS, from the coding sequence atgccTCCTGTAAGTAATATGACCCTAGTTAAAATCGCCGCTTTAGGTGGTTTTGCAACTGTCACTATGGCAATTTTGTACAAAAATAGATTGAGTTACAATGTATCACAAACTGAATTCTATAAAGACGCACTAAAAACATTAAGAAGCCACAAGGGAGCTGTTAGTTTGTTGGGCGAACCGATTAGAGACAGAGATGTAGATGTATCAGATATGGCAACAAATTTTGTAAAAGACAACACCGCACAATATAAGGTACCCCTGAAAGGAAGCAAACAAAATGGGCATCTGTATTTTTGGGCTTTGAAAAATGTTGACAAATGGGATGTTACAAGAATGGAATTGGAGCTAGATAATGATTCTTCAAAAAGACTTGTTATTAAATCATCTAATGAAAAACGTGATTCTTAA